The segment CGCCGCCGTGCTGGCGCCGATCCTTCCCGAACGTGTCCTGTCAATCCTCTTCGGGGTGCTGCTTTTGGTGTCTTTGATCCCGATCTTCGCCAAGTTCGGCCAGGAGTTGCCGCGGAACGTCACGAACGACCGGCTGGCCAACGCGCTGCACCTGAACAGCCGTTATTACGACAAGCACCTGGGCCGCGAAGTGGCGTACAACGTCACCGGCGTCCCCGCTGCCCTGGGGATCATGGCTTTCGCGGGGATTATTTCGGGTGTGCTGGGCATTGGCGCGGGGGTGGTGAAAGTGCTGGCGCACGAGATCGCCATGAAAGTCCCCACCAAGGTCTCCACGGCGACGAGCAACTTCATGATCGGCGTGACCGCGGCGGCCGGTGCGGGCGTCCTGCTCGCCGCGGGGTACGTGAACCCGCTGGTCGCCGCGCCGGTCGCGATCGGCACGGCCGCCGGCGCGTACCTCGGCAGCCGGATCCTCCCGGACCTCGCGAACCGCACGGTCCGGCTCGTCTTCCTCCCGGTCCTGGTCCTGCTCGCGATCGAGGTCATCCTGCGCGGGCTGGGGCTGCCATGAGCGCTGCGAGCGCGGCGCCGGGCCCGCTGCCGGAGGCCGCCTACCGCCGAATGACGATCGTGCTTCGCGTGGGGCTGGGCGTCGCGCTCGCGATCCTCGGAGGGGGCCTCGTCGCGTACCTCGGGACCCACCCGGACGCGACGTCGGCGCAGGCGCTCGCGTCGAACCCGATCCTCGGCTACCTGGGTCTCTCCGGCCTCGCCGCGGGACTGGCCGCCGGCTCCCTCGAGGCATATCTCACCCTCGGGCTCCTCGCGCTGCTGGTCACGCCGATCCTGCGGGTCGTCACCGGCATCTACTTCTTCCGGGCGCACGGCGAGCGGGCGATGAGCGCCATCACCCTCGCGGTGCTCGCGCTCCTCCTCCTCGCGCTGC is part of the Thermoplasmata archaeon genome and harbors:
- a CDS encoding DUF1634 domain-containing protein, whose protein sequence is MSAASAAPGPLPEAAYRRMTIVLRVGLGVALAILGGGLVAYLGTHPDATSAQALASNPILGYLGLSGLAAGLAAGSLEAYLTLGLLALLVTPILRVVTGIYFFRAHGERAMSAITLAVLALLLLALLVVGPLIR
- a CDS encoding sulfite exporter TauE/SafE family protein, which encodes AAVLAPILPERVLSILFGVLLLVSLIPIFAKFGQELPRNVTNDRLANALHLNSRYYDKHLGREVAYNVTGVPAALGIMAFAGIISGVLGIGAGVVKVLAHEIAMKVPTKVSTATSNFMIGVTAAAGAGVLLAAGYVNPLVAAPVAIGTAAGAYLGSRILPDLANRTVRLVFLPVLVLLAIEVILRGLGLP